In a single window of the uncultured Dysgonomonas sp. genome:
- a CDS encoding dipeptide epimerase, whose protein sequence is MAQSRRDFLRKTALASLGAGLAAGSPLSIFAQKGKDKVTGSKGKMKFSFRPFDLQLRHVFTIANFSRTTTPVVLTEIEYDGITGYGEASLPPYLGETQASVMDFLKKIDLSQFSSPFELDDILTYVDKIAENNTAAKASVDIALHDLVGKIMGQPWYKIWGLDKSKAPSTTFTIGIDTADVVKEKTREAAPLYNILKVKLGRDNDKEMIEAIRTVTDKPIAIDANQGWKDKHHALDMIYWLKEKGIVMIEQPMPKYNLDDSAWVTERSPLPVFADESFQRLNDVLRLKGAFTGVNIKLMKCTGMREAWKILTVARAANMQVMIGCMTETSCAISAASQLSPAVDWADLDGNLLISNDIYKGTTVVDGKLILNDLPGIGIGK, encoded by the coding sequence ATGGCACAATCAAGACGTGATTTTCTGAGAAAGACAGCATTGGCCTCTCTTGGTGCCGGTCTGGCTGCCGGCTCCCCATTGAGCATATTCGCACAGAAAGGTAAAGACAAGGTTACAGGCAGCAAAGGAAAAATGAAATTCAGCTTCAGACCTTTCGACCTGCAATTGAGACATGTATTTACTATCGCTAATTTTTCGCGTACAACAACCCCTGTTGTATTGACGGAGATCGAATATGACGGTATTACCGGATACGGGGAGGCCTCTCTCCCGCCCTATCTGGGAGAAACGCAGGCATCTGTTATGGACTTCCTAAAAAAAATAGACCTGAGCCAGTTTTCCAGTCCGTTCGAGCTCGATGATATACTCACCTATGTAGATAAAATAGCGGAAAACAACACGGCGGCAAAAGCATCTGTGGATATAGCCCTGCATGATCTTGTGGGTAAGATCATGGGACAACCGTGGTATAAAATATGGGGGCTGGATAAGTCGAAAGCACCGTCCACAACTTTCACTATAGGCATAGACACCGCCGATGTGGTGAAAGAGAAGACCAGGGAAGCCGCGCCGCTTTACAATATTCTGAAAGTAAAGCTGGGACGCGACAATGACAAGGAGATGATAGAAGCTATCCGTACAGTGACCGACAAGCCTATTGCCATAGACGCCAATCAGGGCTGGAAAGACAAACATCATGCACTGGATATGATATACTGGCTGAAAGAAAAAGGGATAGTAATGATAGAACAGCCGATGCCGAAATACAACCTCGACGATTCGGCCTGGGTAACAGAAAGGAGTCCCCTACCCGTCTTTGCGGATGAATCTTTCCAACGTTTGAATGATGTATTGCGGCTCAAAGGCGCTTTTACGGGTGTAAATATCAAACTGATGAAATGTACGGGAATGCGAGAAGCATGGAAGATACTGACGGTAGCCCGCGCAGCCAATATGCAGGTAATGATAGGTTGCATGACGGAAACTTCCTGCGCTATCTCAGCAGCATCTCAATTATCACCTGCTGTAGATTGGGCAGACTTGGATGGAAACTTGTTGATAAGTAACGATATTTATAAAGGGACGACCGTTGTCGATGGGAAATTGATATTGAATGATTTGCCGGGAATAGGGATAGGGAAATAG
- a CDS encoding C40 family peptidase has protein sequence MRINNITKLVTATLIFLSACQNKEEKTPYPELNALVDSVRMKYVPDRRDNVYDIKVVENEGKPVIKGVTSLNEAKVDLLEQIRKSNPAAIDSISVLPDETVGEKTYGVINVSVADARMGASYAAEMGTQLLLGAPVQVLQHDDWWRIKSAEGYVAWTTGGSFVRMTKDDFNKWITAKKIIFTGDYGFGYENPDEKKQRVSDLAFGNMLKLEADNGRFYKVSYPDGRIAYVLKSQSKPYEEWLTSVKLTEESILEKALSLKGIPYTWGGTSVKGMDCSGFTKTVMLMHGIILMRDASQQVKTGIPVDISNGYENLRPGDLMFFGKKAQEGKKERIRHVAFYKGDKEFIHASGYIRINSLDSTKANYDELNTREFVRASRVIGAVDTKGIWSINNSPLYKEQR, from the coding sequence ATGAGAATCAACAATATAACAAAACTAGTTACAGCAACATTAATTTTCTTATCTGCCTGTCAGAATAAAGAAGAAAAGACACCTTATCCTGAGCTTAATGCTCTCGTAGACAGTGTCAGAATGAAATATGTACCGGATAGGCGGGACAATGTATATGATATCAAAGTGGTGGAGAATGAAGGTAAGCCTGTCATAAAAGGGGTGACTTCTTTGAACGAAGCTAAAGTCGATTTGCTGGAACAGATCCGGAAAAGTAATCCGGCGGCAATAGACAGCATCAGTGTATTACCTGATGAAACGGTCGGAGAAAAAACATATGGAGTGATTAACGTTTCGGTAGCAGATGCACGCATGGGTGCAAGTTATGCCGCTGAAATGGGAACCCAGTTATTACTGGGTGCGCCTGTACAGGTTTTGCAACACGACGACTGGTGGCGGATAAAGAGCGCGGAAGGCTATGTGGCATGGACGACCGGCGGTTCATTTGTAAGGATGACAAAAGATGATTTCAACAAATGGATAACTGCAAAGAAAATCATTTTCACAGGTGATTACGGCTTCGGATATGAAAACCCTGATGAAAAGAAGCAAAGGGTATCCGACCTTGCATTCGGCAATATGCTGAAACTGGAAGCCGACAACGGACGCTTCTATAAGGTATCTTATCCTGACGGCCGTATCGCTTATGTATTGAAAAGCCAGAGCAAACCTTACGAAGAATGGTTGACGTCTGTAAAACTAACCGAAGAAAGTATTTTGGAAAAGGCTCTTTCACTTAAAGGCATCCCATATACGTGGGGCGGAACATCCGTCAAAGGCATGGATTGCAGCGGATTTACCAAAACAGTGATGCTGATGCATGGAATTATTCTTATGCGGGATGCTTCCCAGCAGGTAAAGACCGGCATTCCTGTGGATATAAGCAATGGTTACGAAAACCTGCGTCCGGGTGACCTGATGTTCTTCGGAAAAAAAGCGCAGGAGGGAAAAAAAGAACGGATACGCCATGTTGCCTTTTACAAAGGTGATAAAGAGTTTATCCACGCTTCGGGATATATAAGGATAAACAGTCTGGATTCGACCAAAGCAAATTATGACGAACTAAATACCCGCGAGTTTGTACGGGCGTCGCGAGTTATCGGTGCTGTGGATACTAAAGGAATCTGGAGTATAAATAATAGTCCGTTATATAAGGAGCAGAGATAA